The proteins below come from a single Drosophila miranda strain MSH22 chromosome Y unlocalized genomic scaffold, D.miranda_PacBio2.1 Contig_Y1_pilon, whole genome shotgun sequence genomic window:
- the LOC117190547 gene encoding uncharacterized protein LOC117190547, which translates to MAPTLIKLPARTSIRFVEANNAATVIYTEEKMITLFYGDKIRYIKTPNYEDLKSIAVIGGHLKSSTKGSAAALKLLMLTETNVVFLWYENTQQFYRCNFSPIRLPEIKKILYKCNQVLILSLDGCVYRGKCNQIAVPAVMLEEKSKPNMDIWHNNDQNRTEISREHVIRIELQRFPILIVLPISFATRASPRSPCCKSLL; encoded by the exons ATGGCGCCCACATTG ATAAAACTACCTGCGCGAACTTCAATCCGCTTTGTGGAAGCTAACAATGCAGCCACGGTAATTTACACAGAGGAGAAGATGATTACGTTATTTTATGGTGACAAGATTAGATACATTAAGACTCCTAA CTACGAAGATCTCAAAAGCATTGCGGTGATAGGCGGTCATTTAAAGAGCTCCACGAAAGGATCTGCAGCAGCCCTAAAGCTATTGATGCTCACTGAGACGAATGTGGTGTTCCTGTGGTACGAGAATACACAGCAATTTTACAG GTGTAATTTTTCGCCAATACGCCTGCCTGAGATTAAAAAGATACTGTACAAGTGCAATCAAGTCCTAATACTATCTTTGGACGGCTGCGTCTATCGCGGCAAGTGCAATCAGATAGCCGTGCCAGCCGTCATGCTGGAAGAGAAATCCAAGCCCAATATGGATATATGGCACAACAACGATCAGAATCGCACGGAGATTTCAAGAGAGCATGTGATCCGCATCGAGCTGCAGCGTTTCCCAATATTGATCGTGCTACCGATATCTTTTGCGACGAGAGCTTCTCCTCGTTCGCCGTGCTGCAAGAGTCTCTTATGA
- the LOC117190546 gene encoding inhibitor of Bruton tyrosine kinase-like: MSTAKAQEYDCTAKCTCRQHGNSTTAALTKRSIDNQNLGAFIFKTCGNFANIIDDLGRSAVHMSASVARYEILEWLLNHGAYINGLDYESGSSPLHRALYYGSIDCAVLLLRYGASLELLDDDTRFPLQAICRKCDEDFTTESQNDVLVWGSNKNYNLGIGNEQNTNAPQAVDFFRKSNIWIEQVALGAYHSLFCDKKGHLYAVGHGKGGRLGIGVENSLPAPKRVKVSSKLNDDSIMCISVSR, encoded by the exons ATGTCAACAGCCAAGGCCCAGGAATATGACTGCACTGCCAAGTGTACATGTCGCCAACATGGAAACAGCACTACAGCCGCACTCACAAAGCGCTCAATCGACAATCAAAATCTGGGAGCGTTCATCTTCAAGACCTGCGGAAATTTCGCCAACATCATAGATGACCTG GGCCGCTCAGCTGTGCACATGTCAGCTTCGGTGGCGCGATATGAGATTCTGGAGTGGCTTTTGAACCACGGAGCGTACATTAACGGACTCGATTACGAGTCTGGCAGTAGTCCCTTGCACAGGGCCTTGTACTATGGCTCCATAGACTGTGCTGTGCTTCTGCTGCGCTATGGGGCAAGTCTGGAACTGCTAGACGATGACACACGGTTTCCGCTGCAAGCCATCTGCCGCAAGTGCGACGAAGATTTCACCACAGAGTCTCA GAACGATGTTCTCGTCTGGGGCTCCAATAAGAACTATAACCTCGGCATTGGCAACGAGCAGAACACCAATGCTCCTCAGGCAGTGGATTTCTTTCGGAAGTCCAACATCTGGATAGAGCAAGTAGCATTGGGAGCCTATCACAGTCTTTTTTGCGACAAGAAGGGTCATCTCTATGCCGTCGGCCATGGCAAGGGTGGACGTCTGGGCATTGGTGTGGAGAACAGCTTGCCGGCGCCGAAGCGTGTGAAGGTCTCTTCGAAGCTGAACGACGATTCCATCATGTGCATAAGTGTCTCCCGATAA
- the LOC117190544 gene encoding inhibitor of Bruton tyrosine kinase-like, protein MFELILKYIYTSYWPAEDDIDCIQESLGPANPRERSRACEMFIPHLEMFQLVDLARYLQSYVRDNQFPIPSTRQRFNRLHRSDYPEVYDVRIVCEDSKVLEAHKCMLVSRLEYFQMMFTTSRAERTTVNMEGVPAEYMEPVLDYLYSLDTEAFCKQNYTETFLYNMVTFCDQYFIESLQNVCESLILGKISIRKCGEMLDFAAMYNCKLLHKGCMDFICHNLARVLCYRSIEQCDEATLKCLNDHYRKMFSNVFDYRQITPFSEAIEDELLLSFVVDCDIDLDYRMDPETKLKAAAELKQKDLRRQDARHYYEQQAISSMMRSLSVSESASGPEATTGPHRPDRKALEARARTGLVWWTKRNRNES, encoded by the exons ATGTTTGAGCTGATCCTAAAGTATATCTACACCAGTTACTGGCCAGCAGAGGATG ATATCGACTGCATCCAGGAGAGTCTGGGACCCGCCAACCCTCGGGAGCGAAGTCGAGCCTGCGAAATGTTTATCCCTCACTTGGAGATGTTTCAATTGGTCGATCTAGCCAGATACTTGCAGAGCTACGTACGAGATAATCAATTTCCCATACCTAGTACCCGGCAGCGTTTCAATCGGCTGCATCGCTCAGACTATCCAGAGGTCTACGATGTGCGAATCGTGTGCGAGGATTCGAAGGTTCTGGAGGCCCATAAATGCATGCTGGTGTCACGCTTGGAGTACTTTCAAATGATGTTCACGACCTCGCGGGCCGAGCGCACTACAGTCAACATGGAGGGTGTGCCCGCTGAGTACATGGAGCCAGTCCTGGACTATCTATACAGCCTGGATACAGAGGCATTCTGCAAGCAGAACTATACGGAAACCTTTCTCTACAACATGGTCACGTTCTGCGATCAGTACTTCATTGAATCGCTGCAGAACGTTTGCGAATCGCTTATTCTAGGCAAGATCAGCATACGGAAGTGCGGCGAGATGTTGGACTTTGCCGCGATGTACAACTGCAAGCTGCTGCACAAGGGATGCATGGACTTCATCTGCCACAACCTGGCCAGAGTTCTCTGCTACCGCAGCATCGAACAGTGCGATGAGGCGACTCTCAAATGCCTTAACGACCATTACCGTAAGATGTTCTCCAATGTCTTCGACTACCGCCAGATCACGCCCTTCTCGGAGGCCATAGAAGATGAACTGCTGCTTAGTTTTGTCGTTGACTGCGATATTGACCTGGACTATCGAATGGACCCG GAAACAAAGCTAAAAGCGGCAGCTGAGCTTAAGCAGAAGGACTTGCGGAGGCAAGACGCCCGTCACTACTACGAACAGCAGGCCATATCCAGCATGATGAGATCGCTGAGCGTAAGTGAGTCTGCCTCTGGCCCTGAGGCGACTACCGGACCGCACCGACCGGACCGGAAAGCACTCGAAGCGAGGGCAAGAACTGGTCTCGTGTGGTGGACAAAAAGGAACAGAAACGAAAGCTAG